The Raphanus sativus cultivar WK10039 chromosome 2, ASM80110v3, whole genome shotgun sequence DNA segment TAATAACAACTATGAtaatatttgaccaaaaaactgatattttagatatatttctaTATGCTGTATAAGGTTCCATATAAATTGAAAGTGTATTAAGAATGTATACTCCAATAAAATCTTCTAAAAATGTATATTCCAAAATATCTTCTAAACATTTATTTTGGGTCCAGAAAAAAATCCTCCTTGGTTGAATTCACATAATTAGTTTTGTATTGAAATAACTCTACAGCAATCAAAGGATGTGAATTCAATTAGCTTAAGATATTATtcagaaaacaataatatatttgttaattttatagaTATGATAGTTTAGGAAACTGCTCcttccttttatatatatatatatatatcaatggTGTTTGAGAAATATAACAATAATCATTTAATATCTAGTTCTGGTTTCTCGACTTCAACAATttgtaaagaaaacaaaaagcttTGTTAAAAATGGCATCAAACcaatttgttttcttcttagttCTTTGTTTATGTGTTCTATCAACCGCAGGTGAACAATTTATCTACCCTATATATATCTCcctttatataaatttatgatgTATAACTATTTATCCAtcttatatgtatgtttttCTGACGTAAAAAGAAATGTATGTTTTTCTctgaattatttataatatgcATCACTCATCCAAAAGTTGATGTATTCGCCTATtcataaaattatcatttttttgcttataaaaatgaaattgttaatttttgtttttcatacAAATTGGTAGAATTTGGAGAAGCACAAATCCAAACTGGAAAAATATGCACAGATCCAAACGGCAAGGACATAAAATCGGAGTGTTTTGGTTACTGTACAGATATTGGTTTCCTCGGTGGTTCATGCCAAGGCTACAAGAATCATTATATGTGCAAGTGTTATGTAGGATAAACAAACATTTCACTACTTTAAATTCCAACTCTTATAATATTTGTATCAATTCTCTTGGATAAGAGAAATTGTCAATTTCTCATCATAATAAAAAGAACAACTAGCTAGTAGAGTTCATGAAATACTGTGTAGTCCAAGCGTCTACAAATGTGTTAATTTATGAGTCTGATTGCACCTATAACATGTTTAATTAACTGAAAGTTATGGGATTTATGTAACAATTTGTGCTTCtgcatttaagaaaaatatgtcTCTAACAAGAACTTATGGTTACATTTACGTTTGTTGTTTTTTAATCGTTTTTGAATCATAGAGGATAAGTATATGGGTATAATATATCGTTTGAATGCGACCTTGATCTCAAAACCGTTTTCCCAAAGAAACTACATATTTCCTtcttataaactattttaatgCAATCTTGATATTAGTTAGATTTTCTTAgcgttttttttgtaaactaattttCTTAAccttttcatattaaataaagCTTTCAGACATTCTCAATCAACTCTTCATCATCTACGTGTTTCGAACGAACTTCAAACCAATCTCAATTTTAAACTGGACTATGATATGTGCTTTGACTCAAACGCATATGGTTCAAATATGTTACcaactttttttgtaacacaaataTGTTACCATATACAAAATGCAGGTCACATATATTGGCACACAAGTTTAATCAGCACGAAATTTAACATCCTAGTCGATAAACAGTAAAAACGAATtgaaaaaaattggttttaacTTGAAATAGAGTAGTGTTCATTGAAAAGTTTGGCCAATCGTTGAAAAACGATGCAGTTTTCTTATTAAAATCGCTAAACCAGAATTTTCCTTTCAAACCGTCAAATCAGTTTTTcatcaaaactgtaaaatcagGTTTTTTTCACTAAACCTGCAAATTCAAGTTTCCTGCTAAACTATAAAAACAGTTATCcaccaaaataacaaaatcatgtttttccgtcaaaaccgcaaACAAGATAAGATAATCATGAATTTCCGTGAAACCGAAAATAATGCTTTCCacaaaatttcaatttttggGTTTGGCAGAAAGTCTTGATTTTCCGGCTTTGATAGAAGCATAATTTTGCGGTTTTGAagagaaaatatgattttgtgaTCTTAGTGAAAACATGGTTTTATagttttagaggaaaatatagttttatggTATTGATGGAAAACGTTATTAGGCGGTTTCAACACGtgaatttttcaatttttgacGGGGAAATTGGGATTTTGGAATTTTGACAAAAAACATGAATTTTGTCAGTTTAGATGGGAAAATATGATTTGTGGTTTTCGCAGAAAAATATCATTTACGGTGTTGATTAACTCAttgtattcaaaaaaaaatttctttctCCCACAGTATGTTTTCTCCTAAGATAAACAACTGAATCATATATTCTTCTCTTTTACTTAATTGTTGTCTTAAATTTCtgaacataaattaaaaacaaattctagatattttctaaataaaaacattattacttatacaactaataaaaattaaataattcaGAAAATGAACTTACAgacatacaaaacaaaattttatcaagttttatatgaaaatattatataatgtcTCCAAGATTTAAACTTTATAGTTTCTATAATATCGTAGAAGTTTTATAAGggtgtttataaaaatataaatttatagcaTGTATAAAGAAGCAAACAAAATAGTATTTTGAAAATGAGCAGTACATATTTAAAAGTGAATAATACATAATAGTCATGTTCGTTTCATAACCGCCATTTCTAGCGGCAGCATCCAAAAATTCAACTAGGGTTGGGACTTCgggttttcggttcggtttctgGTAAGAACCGTTCGGTTCCGGGTAATCGGTTATTTAGAAACTGTATCCAATAAGTACTTTGTTGACTTActgttcgggttcggttcggttccaCCCGGTTTCAGGTCGGTTCGGATATAGAATTTAATACccgaaataatattttatttatttatttatctatctattttttattttgtattttattttttaaaagaaacaataaaCTGAAATCGAATATATAGTAGTACTATGTGGGTAATTACAACAAAGTTGAAGCATCCCAGTAGTATTTCAAGTGTTGTGTCCCCTTACAACCCGGGTTTGATGCCCACAAGATGCGAATCTGTGTATTTTTACATAGATTCTGTTTTAAATTGGGTATCCATTCGGTTCCGGATAaaaaccgaacccgacccgatcTCCAcggttatttataaaattatccaATGGGTAATTTGATGAATACCGAAACCATACTGAACCGGTCCGGTCTATTTCGGATCGGATCCGGTTCAGGTAAATGGTTCCGGTTTAAAGTCGCAGGCCTAAATTCAACCTTTATCACGGCAATACGAACCACCGGTGAGATATCGCTGACCTATTTTCAGTTGTACCGGCAACAAACATCAAGAAGAAGGGACGCTGAAATTATGTGTGCGACACAAGCGTCTCATTTTTTGGTCTCAGACACTTCAGTAGTGTCTACCGCAACTTCTGGTTCTGCTATTTTGGTCTCggttgtaatatatttttttgccgCGGCCCCTAAACTCTGTGTTTATGAAACAAACATCTAATGTTATTTTCGAAACTTGCATCCAAAAAATGACTCATATTGTTGCTTTGTAGAAATATTCAgggtaaaaatattataaaatgttttaccGAAACAATTgttgaaaatgaaaaacaagACAACTAAGGAAAATAGCagtattttcttgtttttcttaaagaaaacaactatttttcttgtttaaatttaaaatatacaataaacaaAGGTTTTATCGATTTGACTTTg contains these protein-coding regions:
- the LOC108841643 gene encoding defensin-like protein 34, with translation MASNQFVFFLVLCLCVLSTAEFGEAQIQTGKICTDPNGKDIKSECFGYCTDIGFLGGSCQGYKNHYMCKCYVG